Genomic segment of Tamandua tetradactyla isolate mTamTet1 chromosome 1, mTamTet1.pri, whole genome shotgun sequence:
aaaCTTCATGCTTATTTTGTGTATAAATTATATCTTAGTAAAGctgaataaaaaatttcaaactgtatatttctgtttgattgtgtgtgtttatgtttaGCAAGAGAGATtgagaatgtgtgtatgtgtgagagagagagaaaatctgaaagGATACATACTAAACTTAAAAGCGGTTTCTGAGTGTGGACAGATGTCTGGTTCAAGAGAAGTGGGTGGAGTAGGGATGGTAATTGGGGACTTGTGCTTTGtgttgtttgaattttttaaagcatgaatCACAGTGTTTTCTAGAATATTCCATAGAGTCATTTTAGAAGCATTGTGCTAAAGGTTTCTGATACTTCATGTAAGTATATGTGCATATTAAGTATAGTGGCCTTATGGAAATAATATTTCTCAATATGTTttccagtaaaataataatactaaatgtggAAATTTCTGGTTAGGAGAGAATGGGGAAAACACTATGAGTCAATGAGAAGGTTTTTCTAGAGGCCATAGTGGCCGAGGAGGAACAGCACTGTTTTGGAAGTCAAGGTCTGAGTCTGAGGCCTGCCCTGCAGAAGTATAACTTTAACCCTAAGTCCCTTTATGTGTAAAATTGGATGTTCTACTAGATTAGTAGTCTTTAATTCCAAGATCTATAAAGCCAGATTGCAGGAAATGTCTTCTTATACTAGTATAGCTCCCTGTTCTTGTACTTTGCATATTTGGCTCCTTTTTCTTGAAGGGTAATATatctaataaatttgaaaattgaaatgAATGGATGTTTAATATCTCTCCTAGctataaaattaaattacttatgtgatttttaatataaagttCCTCAGTTCTGTACATAGCCTGGTAGGTGAAGGTCCAGTTCCAATGTAATACTTTCAGTGATAGTACTCAAAGCTTAGGTTAGATCTAAAGTGCCAGCCTagagttaaaaataatttaatgaccTAGTGTGAGATAGCTTCCTTGGTTACTTCTCCTTCACTATCAAGAGCCCAACAAAGTCGGTTAATGAAAGGGTATTCTCATGATGAGACCCATTCTATACTGCAGCCATTCTGGTCCTGTGCTGGGTTTAATGGATAACACTTTTCGCTTTCGCTTCCATAGTATTTAACCAGTCTTGACACATATCCATCTAGTTCATGCCTTTTGCTAAAGTTTAATTAGAGATTTCTGTGTTTTGATCATTCATCATCTGGCCACAGTCTAGTCTATGCTTACAGTTCTTCCACTGATATATGAGAGAGTGAGAGACTGCAGCGAAATAGAACCTGAATGAAACAAAATGATACCCCACTAGCCTGAAACCCTGGAAACTAGTGCTACCTTTCACAGGGATTTAGATTTCTTCTTAGAGAACTCTAAGAATTGAAAAGTAACATTGTAAACTAAAGTCTTTAATAAGGAGTATaatatattgataaaataaatattaaggatTTTTTGAGAAATGGAATAGTATTcttatttgaaagtatttctctGTGATATCTATAAATATACTCTTAGTGTCCAATGTTTCAAAAAATAgaatagtttttgttttcttgatataaGGAACAATGCTGTTGGTCTGTAAGCATTTATATTACATGTGTAAACTTTTGGATAAGTGGCTATAACAAAGACATTATTTTGATGCATACCCCAATTGTGAGTTCTAGAATTTAATAATAGTTAATTCTTAAACAAATTTAACTGAAGGTAAATGTTAAAACTAtactcttaaaatatatatatatatatatattttttttttaaataatagtgttTCTTGTAAAAAGATGCCAAAAATTCAAAGTAGAATTAGTCATCTTTATAAGTCTATCTTGAAAGTCTGAGGAATATTGTAAAGTTGATCGTATTTCATGCCTGCTTAAATAGATTAGTCCTTGTTTTCAGATTTTGTGTAAAAAAATCTCAGGAGTATATTGCTCAATACTTCCTTAGAAAGCTGAAGCTTtcatgacttttattttattgaatttatggCCAATTTCCTAAATTCCTTGGAGCATACAGATAGATTCTGAGATTTTCATAAAGGATTTAATTGTTACTGTATGTTTTAGACTTCTATTGGAGTAGTGAAATTATCCAGCAGGGGTATAGCAGCCACGTTTGGAAGACTTATTGGGTGGGGATTACCCAAATTACCTTTACCTTTTTCTTAGGGAGAGCagtattttttaagttttgttttattttaattagtgaAAAAAGAGAACTGGAGTTGGAGGGAGAGGTATATCTGAAGATTTAGTAAAAACTACCAAAGTTCCTTCAGACTAAATTCTTGAGATATGTGTAAGAGTGGATGGAGGAGACCAATCTAAATGTTTGCTAGGATTTGCTGTTCTACTGCAAGGAGTTATTTTAGGTGGGCTTAAAGGTATGTGTATTTGAGTTGAAAGCAGTAGAAACTTGCCATTGCACAGGTAATATTATCCTTAAGCTGAATTATGGATGTTAACAAAACGTTTAATTGGTGCTTTCCTTGTCACAGACACTGAGTTATATTACTTGGCCAATCTTTACAGGTAGTTGAGAATTAATGGTATTAATAATAAGagatttttaaatcttatctttAAAGAGGGAAGTTTATAAGACAAAAGGCAGATTTGtgtaaaagaaattttattttgagatttagAACCAAGtggttttttttaactaaaattagTTTTGGCATTAGTGGAGGGATTACATTACAGTGTTCTTGATGGGTATAGTTCAacagcaatttcttttttaagattcttATAATAATCAGGATGCTGACTTAgttaaaattatatgtaaaatagttaccatttatttctgattttcagtTGCCTTCATGTAGAAACTGGATAGTTTTTGGTATGAGGAGGTGGTACTCTTCTAGAAACTCTTTTGACCTCACGAGGGCTGTGCTTATTATTTTCAGAGAGTGATTTCCCTGGAAACCTCAAGTTACTTCTAggagactgttttagtttgttaaagctgctagaatgcaatataccagaaacagaatggcttttaaaaaggaaatttactaaattgcaagtttacaattctaaggccatgaaaatgtccatattaaggcaccaacaagaggttaccgtcaGTCAAGAGAGGCTGATACCACCCGCAGGCCGCTTTTCCTGGTTTCAGGAATTACTGAGACACCAAGTTTGTCTAACAACAATGTATTCAATTTCAGCGATTGTAAAGTATGAGTTCTTTAAATTCAGCTTCTCTCTTCTATAGAAAATGTTAATCATACATAACTTCTGATTCCATTCTATTATCTAAACAGACCATCTCTCTTATTatagtctttcttctgccaagaatagtataaataattatatttctgctttttatGTTGTATCTACATTTCAGTCCTTCCTTCCAGAGGTTACAAGATTGAAATTTTAGCAATCCCAAATTGTTCAAAGTTGTTTAATATTATCTTGATTTATTCCCATAGATGGTTATACCTCATTTTTATGGATTTTGATAATTCAACTCtttgaaagttattttattttcaagtttctgAAGGCCATCTTTTTCCTATCCCTAAATGTAAATAGCAGGTCTATTTAGGTACCCATTTAGTACTTATGAGGACCTGAGGGGAAGTAGGAAATGGCATCTAAGGTCTCTTGTGTGGGACATGGCTTATCTATATGTTGACTTCTACTCtataaattgttaaataaaaGAGGATGTAATGATATCAACTTAACAAATAAGTAAAAGTTTATTGAAGGTTAGTCTAGGTTAAAATAAGCGAAGTTTAAATAGAGTTAATTAGTATTCTGTCATAGTTTTATGAATGTGTGCTTATAGAGTAAGGTTCTTTAAGAggtagaaattaatgaaataacttAAAATTAGGTTGAGATCTACAACTGAGTGTCCCTAGGCCTTCTTATGTTCATTtttcaaatacaaatacaaaCTTTAATTGCTGggcaaaaatggagaaaaaccGAGGAGATACCATGCAATTGACGAAAGGTTCTAAACACAGAAATATTCCTTCCTCCTGTGTAGTATtaatatatttcagattttggaGATCATTTCTAAAACTTATTTTGATAATCTATACAATTTTATCATTGTTTCCAAAACCTACACACCATTTtcggtgtttaaaaaaaaatgtcttttccaaGTCATTACAATTAAATTTTCCTTAATGTAAAACCAGTTAAAGTTTTAATCtccaaaacattttatttatacagcaTCTTAAATGCAGTAAAATGATAATTAGTGTACAAATTATCTAAATGTAAATAGGtacatgaaaaaaatgtctttgcaaaATGTAATATGGTTAGGTCTTGGGTGTAAGTAACTTTTCAAACCAGACTTATCTCTAACTTTGTATTTTGTTCTATTGATACAGAACACCTTTGCACCTGGCCTGTgctaatggatttttaaatattgtgtcTCTTTTAATTGAGAAGCAATGCAAAATAAACGTTCTGGATAGTGAAAAAAGATCCCCACTGATTAAGGTGTGTTCTAAGTTTTCCTATTCAATTGGATTTCTACCTCGAATATATCTGAATTCTCCTAGttaatttttgttgatttttcataCTTTAAAACATAGTATTAAATGTCAATTTAATATATCATATCTAAGTAGTAAATTGGTTACTCATTTACCTTTGTTGCATTTACAGGCAGTACAGTGCCAAAAGGAGAGTTGTGCTGCTGTTCTTCTAGATCATGATGCAGATCCAAATTTGGTGGATTTTGATCACAATACTGCTCTTCATCACGCTGTCTGTGGTCAAAGTGTTTCATTAGTAGAAAAATTACTTGAACACAAAGCTAATCTTGAAGCTCAAAATAAGGTAGTCttctattaaagaaaataatttaaatgtttagatAACATATTTTAGATGGCAACTGAAGAAGGCATACACTGCAGGTAATTCGTATCAGTTGAAATACAGGCTATGTAAAGAATGAATTTTCCAAACTGAAATTGGAgacagggaaagaaggaaaatgagattttCAATAACTTGACAATTAATTAAAGCTTTCCTTTTAgtctttctccattttatttcagCTTGTGTCCTAAAGTAACATCATGCCTACCAATGACGTCTGTTCAGAAGACAtattaaatgagaaatatttgATTGTCTTATAAATGTGTAACAAAGTCCacctttttctgttatatttgtatgcttgttaataatgataaaaataggcTTGAATTAGAAAATCACTTATGATTAAGATAGTTTGACTCTCCTATTGAGATACTACGAATAATTggtgaatactttttttttaagtatcatgTTTTTTCATTGATACATTGTTTACATAGCAGCCTAAAATAGGTGCCAGTCATGGAAGGTTAAATGAAACCCTTTGGAAACCCAATTAGTATAACATTGTGAAAAGTAAATTGGTGACAtgcaatatttatattaaatccATGTACTCATCATTTAAATACTTAAGCTGCTTCTGCCCATATTTTGCATTAAGCCTAGGGATGTattaactaattttattttttgattaacCCCACCCAACTTTGTTTCTTGATCATTGAAATCGTATTTTGTTATGCATCAAAGCCTAAAAATTCAAGTGTATTTTCAGAGATTTCTTGTAATcacaactattttaaaatttaacttgtcTAAAAAGCTTTTAATGTTggtacaatattttaaataataattttgaaataatttttcaggATGGGTATACCCCATTGTTACTTGCCATAAccagaaataatgagaaaatggtAGAATTTCTTCTGAAGAGAGGAGCAGATGTGAATGCTTCAGATAAGTATCAAAGGTATAATTAATAAAACTATACGAGATGGCATATAACTACAGGTCTAAGAGATTGAgtctaaatatttgatatttgatgtATATTTGATAATGGGAAAAGATCTGACCATATGACATATATGATTTTGGATACATTTTTAGACTCCCAGGATCTGTTTTTCTACCTATGTACTCACTTAGGAGGAGGCTTCTGGGGATGATGGCAGGTAGGgaactccaggactcagtcctcccaCCAAAACAATGATTAAACActcaggaactgtctgaaacatcTGTTTTGACACTCTAGAGGCCAGAAGAATACTGTACAGTATCcaggaagagcaggaagaagaggcaaattaaattatggtaaagaactatAAACTTCCTTCTTTACATGGTGACTACCAGTACCCATCCCCAACACTTGTGGCAGGCCACTGTgtggtccagtccctggctatcTGCTGCTAATAGAAAGGAACTTAAAAATCTTCCCTAAGAATGAGAATACATGGTTAATTGCTGACCTTGGCTTTTTTGCTGGGTCCAGGCTTTGATGACAGCTTTTGTTTCAACCCACCCTGGAAAAAGGTAGCAGcaaccattgtttcaaccctgcctTGGACAAAGGTgacagcagccattgtttcaaactTCCTTAGAcatgggtgggggtggtggagatttaaagatgtaaGGCTTCCTCATGGCTTCAGGGGAAAGTTAGCTGAAGTACTGTACTGCTAGGCAGGCCCTGAAAACTTAATTGTGGGGAGCCATTGGAGAAGTTTTTGGTGCTTTTCCTGACCCCCTCAACTAGATATTTTGGAATCAGTCATTTGACACCCTTTCATGTGTCCCTGGCCTTATTTGCCGAAGAACAACTGAACTGTGAAGGTTTTCCCCAGGGCGACCCTCTTCTCAGAATTATTCTCCAGGCAAAAACAgcatgagaaaatgaaaggagtataaaaagCTATAGAGAGGGACAGTTTGGGACAAAGCCCTACCAGCTTCAGATACTCAGGGGAGGGAAATTTGTTCCCTAGGATACAGAGGGCAACCAACCTCCTGtgaacaggggaactccaaaacagcTTAACAAGCAAAAGCCCCGGACAAGACGGAGGCCctgtaagaaacaagaaatgatggtctATCCAAAGGAAAAGGTAAGAATACAGagaacatcaatgaagaagatgGGAATATGGACAAACAGAACaagacttaaaaacaaaaaaagatcttaaaaatgcttgggagatgaaggaaagcacagagaaaggact
This window contains:
- the ANKRD7 gene encoding ankyrin repeat domain-containing protein 7 isoform X3; the protein is MWGGWEAPPGRRTALSMAMKKLFNFRRRKDESRSCSSDLRIGQTVSHSPSQLGYNLQDKDLKKLHKAASVGDLEKVKEYLQFKKQDVNVCDKGYRTPLHLACANGFLNIVSLLIEKQCKINVLDSEKRSPLIKAVQCQKESCAAVLLDHDADPNLVDFDHNTALHHAVCGQSVSLVEKLLEHKANLEAQNKDGYTPLLLAITRNNEKMVEFLLKRGADVNASDKYQRGQKNTVQYPGRAGRRGKLNYGKEL